A region of Ahaetulla prasina isolate Xishuangbanna chromosome 12, ASM2864084v1, whole genome shotgun sequence DNA encodes the following proteins:
- the GCSH gene encoding glycine cleavage system H protein, mitochondrial produces MAVTATAWRALRRVGLGAAAGPRGSLLGWPSSSSTGSGSRIVRSPEARRLSTSPALLLAARWFTDKHEWIAVENGIGTIGISNFAQESLGDVVYCSLPEIGTKLNKQDEFGALESVKAASEIYSPITGEVTEINTALADNPGLVNKSCYQDGWLIKMTVDNPSELDDLLTEDAYEKYIKSIEE; encoded by the exons ATGGCAGTGACAGCGACGGCTTGGCGAGCCTTGCGGAGGGTCGGGCTTGGCGCAGCGGCCGGGCCGCGCGGATCCTTGCTGGGTTggcccagcagcagcagcaccggcAGCGGCAGCCGAATCGTCCGCAGCCCCGAGGCCCGGCGGCTCAGCACCAGCCCTGCGTTGCTGCTCGCCG ctCGCTGGTTTACAGATAAGCACGAATGGATCGCCGTCGAAAATGGAATTGGAACGATAGGAATTAGCAACTTTGCACAG GAATCATTAGGGGATGTTGTTTATTGCAGCCTTCCAGAAATTGGAACAAAGCTGAACAAACAAG ATGAATTTGGAGCCTTGGAAAGTGTGAAGGCTGCTAGTGAAATCTACTCTCCCATCACAGGAGAAGTCACGGAAATTAACACTGCCCTTGCTGATAATCCTGGACTTGTCAACAAATCTTGTTACCAAGATG GTTGGCTTATCAAAATGACGGTGGATAATCCTTCCGAACTGGACGACCTCTTGACTGAAGATGCCTATGAAAAATACATCAAATCCATTGAGGAGTAG